The following coding sequences are from one Enterococcus sp. 4G2_DIV0659 window:
- a CDS encoding carbohydrate-binding domain-containing protein, translating to MKKFNFVTLTLLLLLITGCSKGKMQTTATSKHTNNAVAGNEAKTPEATTYGDYTDEDFDETYDEATATKIELNDSGSKIEGTGASEKDKRISITSAGTYILSGSYNGQININAGNEKVHLVLDNASISNNSSSAVYVEQAKRVITTLAAESKNNLSDGTEYVFASTDETEPDAAFFSKEDLIINGKGTLEVKGNYNNGIRSKDNLVITNGTIDVTAKNNALKGKDSISIAAGTFQLKTTEGDGIQANNKTEADKGWIAIDGGDFTIQSGNDGIQAETNLSIAAANMKIKTGNGSDDNTIDATVSYKGLKASGTIVIDDGSYELDTADDSIHSNEAVTINNGTFSLASGDDGVHANTDLVINNGTISVTKSYEGLEGATVTINEGNISVIASDDGINAAGGSDQSEESGNFGPDSFGAPGGGGDSSKFIEINGGTIYVNADGDGIDSNGDVRIKAGTLVVNGPTDNGNAALDYDGTFTLDGGTVVSSGSSGMAMSASEGSSQATLSLYFNETQKAGTLINVKNTAGDTIVSVAPKKDFSHITLSSANLKVGETVTFSTGGQDSGTEKYGLYTNGSYSNGTEIATFSIENTITAVDQTGSVVRQSQMGDRPGDQPPR from the coding sequence ATGAAGAAATTTAACTTTGTTACATTGACACTCTTACTACTCCTGATTACAGGCTGTTCAAAAGGAAAAATGCAGACTACAGCTACTTCAAAACATACAAATAATGCGGTTGCTGGCAATGAAGCGAAAACGCCTGAAGCAACTACGTATGGTGATTATACCGATGAAGATTTTGATGAAACGTATGATGAAGCAACAGCTACAAAAATCGAGTTGAACGATTCAGGTAGCAAAATAGAAGGTACTGGCGCATCGGAAAAAGATAAGAGGATTTCAATTACATCGGCTGGAACGTATATTTTAAGTGGTTCGTATAATGGACAAATCAATATTAATGCAGGAAATGAGAAGGTGCATTTAGTATTGGATAATGCGTCAATAAGCAACAATTCATCATCTGCTGTGTATGTGGAACAAGCCAAAAGAGTGATTACAACATTAGCAGCTGAATCTAAAAATAATCTTTCAGATGGAACAGAGTATGTTTTTGCCTCAACTGATGAAACTGAACCTGATGCAGCATTTTTCAGCAAAGAGGATTTGATTATTAACGGAAAAGGCACGCTAGAGGTTAAAGGAAATTATAACAATGGTATTCGTAGTAAAGATAATCTAGTGATAACGAATGGAACTATCGATGTGACAGCTAAAAATAATGCACTAAAGGGAAAAGATTCGATTTCGATTGCGGCAGGAACCTTTCAACTGAAAACAACGGAAGGCGATGGCATTCAAGCTAATAACAAAACAGAAGCAGACAAAGGATGGATTGCGATCGATGGCGGAGATTTTACCATTCAATCTGGAAATGATGGCATTCAAGCTGAAACAAACTTATCAATTGCCGCAGCAAACATGAAGATTAAAACAGGAAATGGCAGTGACGACAATACAATTGATGCTACTGTAAGTTATAAAGGATTGAAAGCTTCTGGGACTATTGTGATAGATGATGGAAGCTATGAATTGGATACAGCAGATGATAGTATTCATTCCAACGAGGCGGTTACAATCAATAATGGAACATTTTCATTAGCTAGTGGTGATGATGGTGTTCATGCGAATACCGATTTGGTGATTAACAACGGAACAATATCTGTAACAAAATCATATGAAGGATTAGAAGGAGCAACTGTTACGATTAACGAGGGGAATATTTCTGTTATAGCATCAGATGACGGTATCAATGCTGCTGGAGGTTCAGACCAAAGCGAAGAATCAGGTAATTTTGGTCCAGATTCTTTCGGAGCGCCTGGTGGAGGTGGGGACAGTTCTAAATTTATAGAAATAAATGGTGGAACGATCTATGTTAACGCAGATGGAGATGGTATTGATAGTAATGGTGATGTGCGAATAAAAGCTGGAACATTGGTTGTCAATGGGCCAACAGATAACGGCAACGCTGCCTTAGATTATGATGGTACCTTTACGCTTGATGGCGGTACCGTTGTCTCTAGCGGTAGTTCCGGCATGGCAATGAGCGCTAGTGAGGGTTCTTCCCAGGCGACTTTAAGTCTTTATTTTAACGAGACCCAAAAAGCTGGAACCTTGATTAATGTAAAAAATACTGCAGGTGATACCATCGTTTCAGTAGCACCTAAAAAAGACTTCTCCCATATCACCCTTAGTTCAGCTAATTTAAAAGTCGGTGAAACAGTCACCTTCTCAACTGGTGGTCAAGACTCCGGGACAGAGAAATATGGCTTATACACTAATGGCAGCTATTCTAACGGGACAGAAATTGCCACCTTTTCAATTGAGAATACCATAACAGCCGTTGACCAAACAGGTTCTGTTGTTCGTCAAAGCCAGATGGGAGACAGACCAGGTGACCAACCGCCAAGATAG
- a CDS encoding DUF1269 domain-containing protein, translating to MSKRVIIMHFEVESQAYQAFSEIKKLYVEKKVKGEQMAVVTHVNDGIHQFKIDDFIDFTGNNHTSTNSMIGMLIGILGGPLGILLGWFAGSLLGASQDAKEIQGAQTVFEHVTKQIGEGETGLLLIAEEEDNRPLNQLVMNELGGEIIRLDFEDVEQEISNAKQVEQETKDTAEKSWQNKNQ from the coding sequence ATGTCCAAAAGAGTAATTATTATGCATTTCGAAGTCGAGAGCCAAGCATACCAAGCATTTTCAGAAATCAAGAAATTATATGTTGAAAAAAAAGTCAAAGGGGAACAAATGGCTGTTGTTACCCATGTCAACGATGGTATCCACCAATTTAAAATTGATGATTTCATTGATTTTACTGGAAACAACCATACATCAACCAACAGCATGATTGGAATGTTGATCGGAATTTTGGGAGGACCTTTAGGTATTCTTTTAGGTTGGTTTGCCGGAAGTTTATTAGGTGCTTCTCAAGATGCCAAAGAAATCCAAGGAGCTCAAACTGTTTTTGAACATGTGACCAAACAAATTGGTGAAGGCGAAACAGGTTTGCTTTTGATTGCTGAAGAAGAGGATAATCGTCCATTAAACCAATTAGTTATGAACGAGTTAGGTGGAGAAATTATTCGCTTGGATTTTGAAGATGTCGAACAAGAAATCTCAAATGCTAAACAAGTCGAACAAGAAACAAAAGATACTGCGGAAAAATCTTGGCAAAATAAAAATCAATAA
- a CDS encoding response regulator transcription factor gives MLKILLVEDDEVLSDSILAILSEVGKVTQVYDGEEAVYEGERGIYDLIVLDLMLPRLSGEKVLSKLRKEKIYTPVLIVTAKDGLEDKINGFKNGGDDYLTKPFHREELLLRVQALVRRSLGMIEKNELMIKELCLDLDSRQVYYQKNEIILQGKEFDLLHYLMQNKGRIITKDQVFDRIWGFQSDTTLTVVEVYMSNLRKNLKPYELDRWIKTLRNVGYLFETLEDLEHE, from the coding sequence ATGTTGAAAATCCTTTTAGTAGAAGATGATGAAGTGTTATCTGACAGTATCTTAGCTATTTTATCAGAGGTTGGAAAAGTTACTCAAGTTTATGATGGAGAAGAAGCAGTCTATGAAGGAGAACGGGGAATATATGATTTGATTGTTTTAGATTTAATGTTGCCAAGACTTTCTGGCGAAAAAGTATTAAGCAAGCTAAGAAAAGAAAAAATTTATACACCTGTTTTGATAGTAACAGCAAAAGATGGCTTGGAAGATAAAATCAATGGATTTAAAAATGGTGGAGATGATTACTTAACAAAACCTTTTCATCGGGAAGAACTGCTACTCCGTGTTCAAGCACTTGTCAGACGCTCTTTAGGAATGATAGAGAAAAATGAATTAATGATTAAAGAGTTATGTTTAGATCTAGACAGCAGACAAGTCTATTACCAAAAAAATGAAATCATCCTCCAAGGAAAAGAATTTGATTTGTTGCATTATCTTATGCAAAATAAAGGGCGTATTATCACCAAAGATCAAGTGTTTGACCGTATCTGGGGATTTCAATCAGATACTACGTTGACTGTAGTGGAAGTCTATATGAGCAATTTAAGAAAAAATTTAAAACCATACGAGCTTGACCGCTGGATCAAAACCTTAAGAAATGTTGGTTATTTATTTGAGACGCTAGAGGACTTAGAACATGAATAA
- a CDS encoding sensor histidine kinase: MNNKLNKKQRINYFLMNLISFASIFLILGLIVFQLLQHSIYQSVDHDLKRLSKDEKFIQHQIEKNDEVNKQTPKFGKFDSPPPNNFQQQVILWSADGKIMNEEELGSRLYDFQHLTLSTKETDKIISIQTKDSNDRSLQFRSITLSIKNNNKIAYVQLLVNTDPIKGTVAKVKQILIVCMIIFSLLSIALSYFLSKWVMKPILISWEKQQAFVENASHELRTPLTIIQAKLEQLFTKPNHTILEESETIALSLDEVQRLSQLTSDLLLLARSDSNALVLEKEPVKTTVFLNSLLLPYQELAIAEGKEFIIDLRVEKQLLVDKKRLHQLMIILLDNALKYTTDGEKITVFSTVKNNEWIIKVIDTGIGISDEKKTAVFERFYRGEESRNRKTGGYGIGLAIAKWIVNEHQGEIKLVDTLPKGTTVILRFPVK, encoded by the coding sequence ATGAATAACAAGCTAAATAAAAAACAGAGAATCAATTATTTTCTGATGAATTTGATTTCTTTTGCCAGTATTTTTTTAATTTTAGGTCTAATTGTTTTTCAATTATTACAACATTCGATTTATCAATCTGTAGATCATGATTTAAAGCGCTTATCAAAAGATGAAAAATTTATACAGCATCAGATAGAAAAAAATGACGAAGTGAATAAACAAACACCGAAGTTTGGCAAATTTGATAGCCCACCGCCAAATAATTTTCAGCAGCAAGTGATTTTATGGTCTGCCGATGGAAAGATTATGAATGAAGAAGAGCTGGGGTCACGTTTGTACGATTTTCAACATTTGACTCTGTCGACTAAAGAAACGGATAAAATTATCAGTATCCAAACAAAAGACAGTAATGATCGTTCGTTGCAATTTAGGTCAATTACATTATCTATCAAAAACAACAATAAAATTGCGTATGTCCAATTATTAGTAAATACGGATCCAATCAAAGGAACGGTGGCTAAAGTAAAGCAAATTCTGATTGTTTGCATGATTATTTTTAGTCTTTTATCCATCGCTCTAAGTTATTTTCTTTCAAAATGGGTTATGAAACCGATTTTGATTTCATGGGAAAAACAGCAAGCCTTTGTTGAAAATGCCTCCCATGAATTAAGAACACCACTGACAATCATACAAGCAAAACTAGAACAACTGTTTACCAAACCAAATCATACTATTTTAGAAGAGTCCGAAACGATTGCTTTGTCCTTAGATGAGGTACAGCGTTTAAGTCAGTTGACAAGTGATTTATTATTGTTGGCTCGTTCAGATTCTAATGCATTAGTTTTAGAAAAAGAACCTGTAAAAACAACTGTCTTTTTAAATAGTTTATTACTCCCCTATCAAGAACTTGCGATAGCAGAAGGAAAAGAATTCATTATCGATTTAAGAGTAGAGAAACAATTGTTAGTTGATAAAAAACGTCTGCATCAATTAATGATTATTTTATTAGACAACGCTTTAAAATATACGACTGATGGAGAAAAAATAACTGTCTTTTCAACCGTGAAAAATAATGAATGGATAATAAAAGTGATTGATACCGGTATTGGTATTTCAGATGAGAAAAAAACAGCTGTTTTTGAACGTTTTTATCGCGGAGAAGAATCGAGAAATCGAAAAACTGGTGGTTATGGTATTGGCTTAGCGATTGCCAAATGGATTGTAAACGAGCATCAAGGGGAAATTAAATTGGTTGATACGCTACCTAAAGGAACAACGGTTATTCTACGTTTTCCTGTAAAATAA
- the rnz gene encoding ribonuclease Z, with translation MELQFLGTGAGVPAKHRNVSSIALKLLDERNAVWLFDCGEGTQLQILKSNIRPRKIEKIFITHLHGDHIFGLPGLLSSRSFQGGDEKLEIYGPPGIAEFVRTALKVSQTRLSYELKFIEIGKEEIIFSDKQATVSCLPLDHGIASFGYRIVEADHEGELQVDKLAALNIPSGPIYGKIKRGETVELSDGRVINGKEFVGQKKAGRVVTILGDTRKTKNSVLLAKEADILVHESTFNKEEEKMAKAYYHSTSHHAAQVAKEAHVKKLILTHISARYLTGDIIQLENEAKEVFPNTKIVKDMDIIEVPFENE, from the coding sequence ATGGAATTACAATTTTTAGGTACAGGAGCTGGAGTTCCAGCAAAACATCGTAATGTCAGTAGCATTGCTTTAAAATTATTAGATGAAAGAAATGCCGTCTGGTTATTTGACTGCGGCGAAGGAACACAATTACAAATTTTAAAAAGTAACATCCGCCCGAGAAAAATCGAAAAAATTTTTATTACCCATTTGCATGGTGACCATATTTTTGGCTTGCCAGGGCTTTTGAGCAGTCGTTCATTCCAAGGAGGAGATGAAAAGCTGGAAATATATGGGCCACCAGGCATTGCTGAATTTGTGCGTACGGCCTTAAAAGTTTCTCAAACAAGACTTTCTTATGAGTTGAAATTTATTGAGATTGGCAAAGAAGAAATTATTTTTTCTGATAAACAAGCGACGGTTTCTTGTTTACCATTAGATCATGGAATTGCTAGTTTTGGTTATCGAATCGTTGAAGCGGATCACGAAGGTGAATTACAAGTTGACAAATTAGCTGCACTTAACATTCCTTCAGGACCAATTTATGGAAAAATCAAACGTGGTGAAACAGTTGAGCTTTCTGATGGTCGAGTAATTAACGGAAAAGAGTTTGTCGGTCAAAAAAAAGCTGGCAGAGTTGTAACAATCTTAGGAGATACTCGAAAGACCAAAAATAGTGTTTTACTAGCAAAAGAAGCAGATATTTTGGTGCATGAAAGTACCTTTAACAAAGAAGAAGAAAAAATGGCAAAAGCATACTATCATTCGACTAGCCATCATGCTGCACAAGTTGCAAAAGAAGCACATGTCAAAAAACTGATACTAACTCATATCAGTGCCCGTTATCTAACAGGAGATATTATCCAATTAGAAAATGAAGCAAAAGAAGTCTTCCCAAACACTAAAATTGTCAAAGATATGGATATTATAGAAGTGCCTTTTGAAAACGAGTGA
- a CDS encoding SDR family NAD(P)-dependent oxidoreductase: MHLSQELTDKVVVVTGGSAGLGEQICYEAAKKGAIVVICARRINLIGKVKETCEALSGKPAFSFQLDIADPENIEMVFEKIQTEVGPIDVLVNNAGFGIFENFMDTDLSIARNMFEVNVLGMMVFTQKTAIQMAERGTGHIINIASMAGKMATAKSTIYSATKFAVLGFSNALRLELKPLGISVTTVNPGPIRTEFFDKADPSGDYLASVDRFVLEPNKLAREVVNSMGTFKREINRPSIMEGAYRLYTLFPHLGDFIAGGILNKK, translated from the coding sequence ATGCATTTAAGTCAAGAGTTGACCGATAAAGTTGTAGTAGTTACAGGAGGTTCTGCAGGTTTGGGTGAGCAGATCTGCTATGAAGCCGCTAAAAAAGGGGCAATTGTTGTCATATGTGCCAGACGGATCAATTTGATCGGCAAAGTGAAAGAAACATGTGAAGCGTTAAGTGGAAAACCAGCCTTTTCTTTTCAGTTGGACATTGCTGATCCAGAAAACATTGAAATGGTTTTTGAAAAAATTCAAACAGAAGTTGGCCCGATTGATGTTTTAGTAAATAACGCAGGATTCGGTATTTTTGAAAACTTCATGGATACAGACCTTTCGATTGCTAGAAATATGTTTGAAGTCAACGTTTTAGGAATGATGGTTTTTACACAAAAAACAGCCATTCAAATGGCCGAAAGAGGAACGGGGCATATCATCAATATCGCGTCAATGGCTGGAAAGATGGCTACCGCTAAATCCACAATCTACTCTGCAACAAAATTTGCTGTGTTAGGTTTTTCAAATGCATTACGCTTGGAACTAAAACCACTAGGAATTTCTGTCACTACGGTAAATCCTGGGCCGATACGTACCGAATTTTTTGATAAAGCTGATCCATCTGGCGATTATTTAGCTTCTGTGGATAGGTTTGTTTTAGAACCAAATAAATTAGCAAGAGAAGTCGTAAACAGCATGGGGACGTTTAAACGCGAAATCAATCGTCCATCTATAATGGAGGGAGCGTATCGTTTATATACACTTTTCCCTCATCTGGGTGATTTTATTGCTGGAGGAATCTTAAATAAAAAATAA
- a CDS encoding LapA family protein, with amino-acid sequence MKNQWRVIIGLVLVLIIVIFAVLNNQTVPVNFGFTKLSGPLILIILGSAILGALIGLLTSTTTLWKQKKQVKELEKELLIYKKESNELAQEEVEKVKRNYENQLAELQAKYDARLKTPSSEEESVGSRVDHFTKPRNNDEK; translated from the coding sequence ATGAAAAATCAATGGCGTGTTATTATTGGGCTTGTTTTAGTGTTGATAATTGTTATTTTTGCTGTATTAAACAATCAAACAGTGCCAGTTAATTTCGGTTTTACCAAATTATCAGGCCCACTGATCCTTATTATCTTAGGCTCGGCAATCCTAGGGGCATTAATTGGCTTGTTAACTTCTACAACAACTTTGTGGAAGCAAAAGAAACAAGTGAAAGAACTGGAAAAAGAGCTTTTGATTTATAAAAAAGAGTCTAATGAACTAGCGCAAGAAGAGGTTGAGAAAGTCAAACGCAACTATGAAAATCAATTGGCTGAATTACAAGCCAAATATGATGCCCGTTTGAAAACACCATCAAGTGAAGAAGAATCTGTAGGCAGCCGCGTAGATCATTTTACAAAACCTAGAAATAATGATGAAAAATAA
- the recJ gene encoding single-stranded-DNA-specific exonuclease RecJ, with protein sequence MKKAKYTWQLREKTELPKEFSEILTNESINPLLGQILWHRGIQSREAVETFLRPTVDNLYDPFLMYDMDKAVARIQEAIAQGEKILVYGDYDADGITSTTVMKEAIELIGGEVEYFLPNRFVHGYGPNVTVFKEQIENGVQLIVTVDNGVAGHEAIQYATEQGIDVIVTDHHELPPELPNAFAIIHPKHPKGQYPFGDLAGVGVAFKVATALLGELPAEFLDLVAIGTIADLVSLTDENRVLVKMGLEIIRTGERIGLDMLLHLAEVKKEAISEENIGFSIGPRLNALGRLGDASPGVELMTTFDEEEAEKIAKYINNQNDERKEIVASITKEAFELIDPTAQIHVIAKKGWHEGVLGIVAGRIMQDTGKPTIVLTIDEKEEFAKGSGRSVAALNLFEALSEIREEFTHFGGHHMAAGMTLPVENLSKMNQHLIDYLEKNQIDLSQGQELLIDESLNVSEATLSFIDQLKILTPFGTDNPVPNFLFENVSIEQSRQIGADKSHLKFELSQDGAKLDAIAFQMGNQADELGQGMTSVSGQLSINEWNGNKKPQLMVNDFSVEGVQLFDLRGKNGRQREIPIQNTLCVYFHEESHKLIEGHQDNQLLFKDLDEAVELIKNKDIQQLVFVDCPDDVQVLKQITQRGGIERVYLMVNSQEEAYLNGAGTREQFAQLYKFVQQQEQVDVRYKLNVVAQHLNIQEKLLIFMIQVFFDLGFVTIDNGVLRKVENPENHPLTESKVYQTRLKKIKIEEFLLYSDRETLQQWLWNEEDV encoded by the coding sequence GTGAAAAAAGCAAAATACACATGGCAATTACGGGAAAAGACAGAATTGCCTAAAGAATTTTCAGAAATACTAACAAATGAATCGATTAATCCATTACTTGGTCAAATTTTATGGCATCGTGGCATTCAATCTAGAGAAGCTGTAGAAACATTTTTGCGTCCAACAGTTGATAATTTATACGATCCATTTTTAATGTATGATATGGACAAAGCTGTGGCAAGGATCCAAGAGGCCATTGCTCAAGGTGAGAAGATTTTGGTATACGGTGACTATGATGCTGACGGCATTACTAGTACGACTGTTATGAAAGAAGCGATTGAACTCATTGGAGGCGAGGTGGAGTATTTCTTGCCAAATCGTTTTGTTCACGGATATGGTCCTAATGTGACTGTTTTCAAAGAGCAGATCGAAAATGGTGTTCAATTGATTGTAACGGTAGATAATGGTGTTGCAGGTCATGAAGCGATTCAATACGCAACAGAACAAGGTATTGATGTAATCGTTACAGATCATCATGAATTACCACCAGAGCTGCCTAATGCGTTTGCTATTATTCATCCAAAACACCCAAAAGGGCAGTATCCATTTGGTGATCTGGCTGGAGTCGGCGTAGCATTTAAAGTTGCTACAGCATTGTTAGGCGAACTCCCTGCCGAATTTTTAGATTTGGTGGCAATTGGTACCATTGCTGACTTAGTTTCACTTACAGATGAAAATCGAGTATTAGTAAAAATGGGGTTAGAAATAATTCGGACAGGCGAACGAATTGGCTTAGATATGTTGCTTCACCTAGCTGAAGTAAAAAAAGAGGCAATTAGTGAAGAAAATATTGGCTTTTCAATTGGTCCACGTTTAAATGCTTTAGGGCGTTTAGGGGATGCATCACCTGGTGTTGAACTGATGACGACCTTTGATGAAGAAGAGGCTGAAAAGATCGCAAAATACATCAATAATCAAAATGATGAACGAAAAGAGATTGTCGCTTCAATAACAAAAGAAGCCTTTGAACTCATTGATCCAACAGCCCAAATCCACGTTATTGCTAAAAAAGGGTGGCACGAAGGGGTTCTAGGAATTGTTGCTGGAAGAATCATGCAAGATACTGGCAAGCCTACGATTGTGTTGACGATTGATGAAAAGGAGGAATTTGCCAAAGGATCAGGTAGGAGTGTTGCAGCGCTGAACTTATTTGAAGCCTTAAGTGAAATTCGTGAAGAGTTTACCCATTTTGGTGGACATCATATGGCAGCGGGTATGACATTACCTGTTGAGAATCTTTCTAAAATGAACCAGCATCTTATTGATTACCTTGAAAAAAATCAAATTGATCTTTCACAAGGGCAAGAATTACTTATCGATGAGTCCTTGAACGTCTCGGAAGCAACGCTCTCTTTTATTGATCAGTTGAAAATTTTGACTCCTTTTGGCACAGATAATCCTGTTCCTAACTTCTTATTTGAAAATGTATCGATCGAGCAAAGTCGACAAATCGGGGCTGACAAAAGTCATCTTAAATTTGAGTTAAGTCAAGATGGCGCTAAATTAGATGCGATTGCTTTTCAAATGGGCAACCAAGCAGATGAGCTTGGGCAAGGAATGACTAGTGTTTCGGGACAATTATCCATAAATGAATGGAATGGAAACAAAAAACCACAATTAATGGTTAACGATTTTTCTGTAGAAGGGGTCCAATTATTTGATTTACGAGGTAAGAATGGCCGCCAAAGAGAAATTCCAATTCAAAATACGTTATGTGTTTATTTTCATGAAGAAAGTCATAAGCTAATTGAAGGACATCAGGATAATCAATTGCTATTTAAAGACTTAGATGAAGCAGTAGAGCTGATCAAAAACAAAGATATTCAACAATTAGTTTTTGTAGATTGTCCAGACGACGTACAAGTATTAAAACAAATTACTCAACGAGGTGGCATCGAGCGAGTTTATTTAATGGTCAATTCACAAGAAGAAGCCTATTTAAATGGTGCAGGAACAAGAGAACAATTTGCTCAATTATATAAATTTGTCCAGCAACAAGAACAAGTCGATGTTCGTTATAAGTTGAATGTTGTGGCTCAACATCTAAACATTCAAGAAAAATTATTAATTTTTATGATTCAGGTGTTTTTTGACCTAGGATTTGTTACAATAGACAACGGTGTTTTAAGAAAAGTGGAGAATCCTGAAAATCATCCGTTAACGGAAAGTAAGGTTTATCAAACTCGCTTAAAAAAAATCAAAATAGAAGAATTTTTGCTATACAGCGATCGTGAAACATTACAACAATGGCTGTGGAATGAGGAGGACGTATAA
- a CDS encoding adenine phosphoribosyltransferase gives MDLKDYIASIPDYPEKGIIFRDISPLMANGDAYREATKQIVDYAKEKRIDMVVGPEARGFIVGCPVAYELGVGFAPVRKKGKLPRETIEVTYDLEYGTDTLTLHKDAIQPGQRVLICDDLLATGGTIKATTELVESLGGVVVGCAFLIELMDLHGRDKIDGYEIVTLMEY, from the coding sequence ATGGATTTAAAAGACTATATTGCTAGTATTCCAGATTACCCAGAAAAAGGAATTATCTTTAGAGATATTTCACCATTGATGGCAAATGGTGATGCGTATCGTGAAGCAACAAAACAAATCGTTGATTACGCAAAAGAAAAAAGAATTGATATGGTCGTAGGACCTGAAGCACGTGGTTTTATTGTTGGTTGTCCTGTTGCCTATGAATTAGGAGTTGGCTTTGCTCCTGTCCGTAAAAAAGGCAAGTTGCCACGTGAAACAATTGAAGTAACCTATGATTTAGAATATGGTACAGATACATTAACTTTACACAAAGACGCTATTCAGCCAGGTCAAAGAGTATTAATTTGCGACGACTTATTAGCAACTGGTGGTACGATTAAAGCGACAACAGAATTAGTAGAGTCATTGGGCGGAGTCGTTGTCGGTTGTGCATTTTTAATCGAGCTAATGGACTTACACGGACGCGATAAAATCGATGGATATGAAATTGTGACATTGATGGAATATTAA
- the trhA gene encoding PAQR family membrane homeostasis protein TrhA → MEKVKFSRKYMILNEVLNAVTHGIGAGLSIAGLVILLVKGARLGSAVHVVSYAIYGTTLILLFLSSTLFHSLIFTKAKKVFQVFDHSSIFLLIAGSYTPFCLLSIHGWLGWLLFVLIWVMAISGVVYKSLTLHKQETVKHVSTIIYIIMGWLCIIAAKPLYDSLGPVGIALLVAGGVSYTLGAAFYSLKNVRFMHVVWHLFVMLGAGFMFFSILFYT, encoded by the coding sequence TTGGAAAAAGTTAAATTCTCCAGAAAATATATGATTTTAAATGAAGTTCTTAATGCAGTTACACATGGGATTGGCGCTGGACTAAGCATTGCAGGGTTAGTGATCTTATTGGTAAAAGGTGCACGCCTTGGCTCTGCTGTACATGTGGTTTCATACGCCATTTATGGAACGACACTGATTCTTTTGTTCCTCTCTTCTACATTGTTCCACAGCTTGATTTTTACTAAGGCAAAAAAAGTCTTCCAAGTTTTTGATCATAGCTCTATTTTCTTGTTGATTGCTGGAAGCTACACTCCTTTTTGCTTATTAAGTATTCACGGCTGGCTCGGTTGGTTGTTATTTGTCCTTATTTGGGTGATGGCGATCAGTGGTGTGGTCTATAAGTCATTGACTCTGCACAAACAAGAAACAGTCAAACATGTGTCCACGATCATCTATATTATCATGGGCTGGCTTTGCATAATCGCCGCGAAACCTTTATATGATTCATTAGGTCCTGTTGGCATTGCACTTTTAGTCGCTGGTGGTGTCTCCTATACATTAGGAGCTGCTTTTTATAGTTTAAAAAACGTTCGCTTTATGCATGTGGTTTGGCATTTATTCGTTATGTTAGGCGCAGGCTTTATGTTTTTCTCCATTTTATTTTATACGTAA